In the genome of Mesotoga infera, the window TCCTTTGCATATTGGACAATGGGGATACTCTATGCGGCTGGATAATGGGAGCCGGATGAATTGAGAGGTTCAAGTCCGGTTCTGAGAGAGCCTGGGGGTGAAATCCCCCTGGGCTACTCACCAATCTTGTCCTCTTTCAATTCGCCTTCTGTTGCTGTAGGTCCAGAACACGTCACCGGCCCATGCGTACCCAGACTCCTTGACTCCATCAGTATCGAACTTCAAGTAGTAGTCGTTGTCGGTGTAGTACATGGCCTCATCTGTTCTGCTGGTTGACGGTGGTCTCAGGTGCATCGGAACGGAAGTATCCATTGACTGAACTATCGAGATGTTCGGATGAGTTACCATCCACAGGAACATAGCTCTCATTTCGGTTTCGGAAAGTGGATATTCGCCGGCTCCGCCCTGCGTGTAACCTCTGCCGGTAGCTTCGGCCATTGGTCTCCAGTTCTCGGGGTAGTTTCTGTGAAGATCGAGACCGCCAGGTCCGTCTTCTCCAATTCTACCGTCGCCATCTGAATCAATGCCTTCTGTCTGGACCAGGTAATCGCCTTTACCGGTTCCAACGTTGGTCATTACCCTGCCCAAAGGATCTATCGGATCGATTATGTAGTTGCCTTCGCCTTCGCCGACGTATATCCTCATCTGCCTTATGAAACCGTCGCCGTTCAGATCAGGTCCGTTGTCCTCGTCGAAGAGACCGTCGCCATCGTTGTCCATAGGGCGGACGGTTGATCTGAGAGTGTACGGTGTCGTAAGATACAGCTGACCTCCATCAGGGTCTCAGTGGGACGTACGTAAAACGTAAAGTTGTCAACAAGATAGCTGATTTCTTCATCTTTGCCGTATCCGTTTATCAGATCATATGCGAAGAGCATGGTTGCAGTTCTGGCCGTGACTTCACCCGCGTGCCTGTTGCCAGCAACGAACATCGCGGGCTTGTCGGTGTCCTTGCCGGTAGCCTTGTTAGTGATCGTTATCTGGTAGATGGGGATGTCGAGAAAGGACTCGCCGACGGTATAGACATCTACCAGGTCGGGAAAATCTTCGGCCCATTTAAGACACCAGTAAACAGCTTCTTCATACGTGAAGTAGTGCTCCCAATCGAAAACGCCTTCTACAAGTGGATGTGTCTCAGGATAATCAACCGAGAAATCACGCATTAGTGCAGCAGCGGGAACCTCGTCCGCTTTCGCAGTCCAGTCGAAAGTCGGAACTGTCACTGCTAGTGCGGAAACACACATCGCAACGATAGCAACAATTAATACAAGCTTAAACCTCACAATGGTCCACCTCCTTGGGTAAACACAACACAAAAGATGATTCGGAAATTTCCCTGTGTCACACTTTCTCAAATCTCTCAGTCTGTCTTTGAAACGATCACCCCCTCTGAAAAGCGGATCGACCGAAGTGACCGTCAGCCGCTTCACAAATTTGCCGGACAGAAGACTTTGAAGACTTCTATCACACGCATAGATCAGATGGTGATACTCCATTCTAAACAAAAGAGGTTCTCATGAATGAGCAATCGATATCGATATGTTCAAAGGCTAAAGGATAGCTATAAGAAGATCGGGAAAAGGTGCCCGGATTCGGCAAGAATCTACCGAAGGATGAATAAACTCTCCGCAGCACTGGCAAAGAATTCACGGTAATACTCCATCATCAAGACAAAAAATCTCAGCCAACTCGAATTCCGTGCCGATCCCCAAAATAAGTCAGGTAACTGGATAAAAATTCATGCTTTACTCAGAATTTCACCAGGGGTAAACTCCCTAAAACTATCTCTCCAGACAAAACTAACCGCCCAGGTAAGACTTCTTCACCTGTTCGTTGTTCAGTAGCTCTTCGCCCTTACCTTCAAGAACTATTCTTCCGGTTTCAAGAACATACGCGTAATCAGCTAACTTAAGGGCACCCAAAGCATTCTGTTCTATCAACAGAATGGTCTTGCCTTCCTCGTGTACCTTACGAATGACCTTGAACACTTCCCCAACAATTACAGGTGCAAGTCCAAGAGAGGGTTCGTCCAACATCAGCAGATCCGGTCTCGACATGAGAGCCCTACCTACCGCCAGCATCTGTTGTTCTCCGCCTGAAAGAGTCCCACCTTTTTGATCCTTTCTCTCTCTCAACCTTGGAAAAAGTGTGTTCACCCATTCGATGTCCTCTGCAATCTCGTCTTTATCTTTTCTCAAAAAAGCTCCTAGCATCAGGTTTTCGGTTACTGTGAGATTTGGAAATATCCTCCTACCCTCTGGGACGAGAGTCATTCCGGATTTCACGATATCGTTCGTAGGTTTGTTAGTTATGACATCGGATTTGAAGGTTATTTCTCCTTCCTTAGCCTTCTTGAGTCCGCATATACTTCTCAGCGTAGTGGACTTGCCGGCTCCATTTGCTCCAATAAGGGCTACGATTTTGCCTTCCTCAACGTTGAAAGAAATTCCCTTCAGGGCGTGAATACCTCCGTAGTATACGTTTAGATTTACAACTTTAAGCATACAAATCACCCGTTCCAAGGTAAGCTGTAATAACTTCCGGATTATTCTGAATCTCTTTTGGTAGCCCGCGTGCGATAGTTACACCGTGATCGAGAACAACTATCCTCTCACAGATACTCATCACAAGACTCATATCATGCTCTATCAATAGAACCGTCAAGTTGAATTCCTTCCTTATTCTCAATATTAATGCTCCCAGTGCCAGTGTCTCTTCGGGGTTCATTCCTGCAGCGGGTTCGTCCAGCAGCAACACTTTCGGGTCTGTCGCAAGGGCTCTCGCTATCTCTAGCTTTCTCTGAAGCCCATAGGGAAGCGATCCGGCGAGATCCTTCTCGTACTTCTCCAGGCCAAGCGTATTAAGCAGAACTTTTGTCCTG includes:
- a CDS encoding ABC transporter ATP-binding protein, which codes for MLKVVNLNVYYGGIHALKGISFNVEEGKIVALIGANGAGKSTTLRSICGLKKAKEGEITFKSDVITNKPTNDIVKSGMTLVPEGRRIFPNLTVTENLMLGAFLRKDKDEIAEDIEWVNTLFPRLRERKDQKGGTLSGGEQQMLAVGRALMSRPDLLMLDEPSLGLAPVIVGEVFKVIRKVHEEGKTILLIEQNALGALKLADYAYVLETGRIVLEGKGEELLNNEQVKKSYLGG